The Agromyces sp. G08B096 DNA window GAAGGCGGCCTGCTCGGCGATCTCGGGGCTTCGGATGGAGCCGTGCCACACGAACGGGGGCACGCCGTCGAGGGGCCGCGGGGTCGCGGTGAACCCCTGCAGCGGGGTGCGGAACTTGCCCTCCCAGTCGACGACGTCCTCACGCCAGAGCCGGTGCAGCAGCTCGTAGTTCTCGAGCGTCAGCGGCAGGCCCTGCCGGATGTCCTTGCCGAACCAGGGGTAGACCGGACCGGTGTTGCCGCGGCCGAGCATGAGGTCGATGCGGCCGCCGGAGACGTGCTGCAGCATCGCGTAGTCCTCGGCGATCTTCACCGGGTCGTTGGTGGTGATGAGGGTCGTCGCGGTCGACAGCTGCAGCGTGGAGGTCTGGCCGGCGATGTACGCGAGCGTCGTCGTCGGCGAGCTCGACCAGAACGGCGGGTTGTGGTGCTCTCCGAGGGCGAAGACGTCGAGTCCGACCTCCTCGGCGTGCTTGGCGATCGTGATGGTCGCCTGGATGCGCTCGGCCTCGGTCGGGGTTCGTCCCGTCGTCGGGTCCTGCGTGATGTCGCTGACGGTGAAGATTCCGAACTGCATCTCGCCCTCCTGGGCTCCTCTGTGCTTCTCCATGCGTTTGCATGCAATCGTATCGAACGGATGTCCCGCCCCGACTATTCCCGAGTCGATCGGGCCAGCTGCAGGACCGCCTCCGCCGCCGCCGCGAGCGCCGAGCCGTAGGCGCGGCCGTGGCCGGCGGCATGGACCGCGAGCGGGTGCAGCTGGTGCAGCGGCACCCGCTCCCGCCATCCCGGCCGCAGCGGCGCCGCCTCGTCGTAGGCGGCGAGGATCGCGTCGAGATGCGGCGCGCCGAACAGCGCGAGCATCGCCAGATCGGTCTCCCGATGCCCGCCGTGGGCCGCCGGGTCGATGAGCACGACGCCCTCCGGCGAGAACAGCACGTTGCCGTTCCAGAGATCGCCGTGCAGGCGCGCCGGCGGTTCGTCGTCGTCGAACCGGCCCGCGGCGACGGGCTCCAGTGCCGCGCGGACGAGCGCCGCTTCGCGTTCGTCCACTCCGCCGACCTCCTCGGCGACGGCGAGGTAGGGCAGCACGCGATCCCCCGCGTAGAACGCGCCCCACGTGGCCGAACGGGCAGCGGGCAACGGCCGCCGACCGATGAACAGCGGCCCGTCCCATCCCTCCGGCGGGGCGCCGAACGCCGCCGCCCCCGCGGCGTGCGTGCGAGCCAGGGCCCGGCCGAAGTCCGCGGCGGCGGCCGGCGTCGGCGCGGCGTGGGCGACCTCCTCGAGCTCGATCCGGCCAGGGCCCACCTCGAGCACCCGCACGGTGCGCACGCCGCCTGCGGCGCGCGCGGCGCCCAGCCAGCCGAGCCCGGCCGCCTCCGCCTCGAAGAACCCCGCCGGGGCGCCGGGATCGTGCTTGACGTGTCGTGCCACGGGTCCAGTCTCCACGAGATGGTTAGACTCCGGGGTGATGGGCACCATCTCCGTCATCATCCCCTGCCTCGACGACGCGCAGGTCCTCGCTGCGTGCCTCAGGGCGGTCGCGGCGCAGACCCGGCCGGCCGACGAGGTCATCGTCGTCGACAACGGGTCGACCGACGACTCGGCCGACGTCGCCCGCGCCGCGGGCGCGACCGTCGTCTCGGAGCCCCGGCGGGGAATCTGGCCCGCGACGGCGGCGGGGTTCGACGCCGCGACCGGAGACCTCCTCGCCCGGCTCGACGCGGACTCGGTGCCGCCCGCCGACTGGCTCGAACGCCTCGAGCGCCGCATGGAGGCCGCCGACCGACCGACCGTCGTCACCGGGCCCGGCATGTTCTACGGCGGGAACGCCGCGACCCGCTGGATCGCCCGCAACCTCTACATCGGCGGCTACTTCTGGGCGGTCGGCATCCTCCTCGGCCACCCGCCGATCTTCGGCTCCAACTACGCGCTGCGCCGCCGCGCCTGGCTCGAGCTCCGCGACATCGTGCACCGCGATCGCGCCGACCTGCACGACGACCTCGACCTGGCCTGGTGGATGCAGCCCGGCATGAGCGTGGCGTACGAGCGCACCCTCGTCGTCGGCGTCTCCGCGCGCCCGTTCGAGAGCTGGCGGAGCCTCGGCCGCCGGCTGCGCATGGCGTTCCACACGCTCGCCGTCGAGTGGCGCGCGTGGCCGCCGCTCGACCGGATGGCCGATCGGCGCCGCAGCGCGGCCTCGCCCTGGGCCGCCGAGCCCGACGCCGCGGATCGGCACGCCGAGGTGCGCGCCGAGCCCGACGGGGAGACCCCGGCCCCCGCCTGAGCTCAGGCGGCGGCGAACACCTCGAGCAGGTCCCGCACGAGCTGGTGCGGCGCCGTCTCGCACGGGCTGTGTCCGGTCTCGTACACCGCGAACCTCGCACCGATCTCCTGCGCCGACCGCTGGTGCAGCTCGATGGGCCAGAGGTCGTGGGCGCCCACCGCGACGAGCTTGGGGATCGGCGTCGCGGCGACCTCGGCGCGCAGGTCGGGTGTGGCCATCATGCACGCGATGATGTCGTCGACGCTGTCGCGCCGGGTGAGGGCGAACCGCTCGCGGACGAACGCGAGTCGTCCGGGCGGCACGCGGTT harbors:
- a CDS encoding glycosyltransferase family 2 protein; its protein translation is MGTISVIIPCLDDAQVLAACLRAVAAQTRPADEVIVVDNGSTDDSADVARAAGATVVSEPRRGIWPATAAGFDAATGDLLARLDADSVPPADWLERLERRMEAADRPTVVTGPGMFYGGNAATRWIARNLYIGGYFWAVGILLGHPPIFGSNYALRRRAWLELRDIVHRDRADLHDDLDLAWWMQPGMSVAYERTLVVGVSARPFESWRSLGRRLRMAFHTLAVEWRAWPPLDRMADRRRSAASPWAAEPDAADRHAEVRAEPDGETPAPA
- a CDS encoding fructosamine kinase family protein, which translates into the protein MARHVKHDPGAPAGFFEAEAAGLGWLGAARAAGGVRTVRVLEVGPGRIELEEVAHAAPTPAAAADFGRALARTHAAGAAAFGAPPEGWDGPLFIGRRPLPAARSATWGAFYAGDRVLPYLAVAEEVGGVDEREAALVRAALEPVAAGRFDDDEPPARLHGDLWNGNVLFSPEGVVLIDPAAHGGHRETDLAMLALFGAPHLDAILAAYDEAAPLRPGWRERVPLHQLHPLAVHAAGHGRAYGSALAAAAEAVLQLARSTRE